In Crassostrea angulata isolate pt1a10 chromosome 6, ASM2561291v2, whole genome shotgun sequence, a genomic segment contains:
- the LOC128186836 gene encoding phytanoyl-CoA hydroxylase-interacting protein-like, with translation MTKILIHKIEVRSSASEKIDVPVKFDEHKVKECASSVIMLAHKSSSLKLAVLLDTRAHQRALVVILGNRGTSRKVSDFYMEIYGINSNGKVVIYDTKSLADSDQQNEGTDSRQNTNLQPQLTRKHISQARYEVRLPILTRQPCYKFICLKEVSTDEKHLFQCANGTTRYTVPFPLKPAKEYEINVFCGSCDGPGRYTLDAYPPLKFQAAMDKSQLRLLYKRAIEFCNDRSLHRRIHFLFRNKPHQYFDKIRSQNGGIMTKYMKNDGGDQASPLNRAIQGLFFSAFLKTTPNRRTVVPPCSPFGNQRLHVEASFFLNQSNNLYFADFFCHYTNHRITLVVTKANSYSDKFCSENLIPLKSRGNPFLYYNMWQNGFFTNLAVNIEVFYTENIDIGELLSDKAAYFTFCYSKGYSRKKSFIGQRKNKSCSVCNLNL, from the exons acAAAAATACTGATTCATAAAATTGAAGTTCGCAGTAGTGCAAGTGAGAAAATCGACGTGCCTGTAAAGTTTGATGAGCACAAGGTCAAAGAATGTGCTAGCTCCGTGATAATGTTGGCACACAAATCCTCAAGTCTGAAGTTAGCTGTCCTTTTGGACACAAGGGCACACCAGAGGGCGCTTGTTGTGATTCTTGGAAATCGGGGAACATCCCGGAAAGTTAGCGACTTTTACATGGAGATCTACGGCATAAACAGTAACGGCAAGGTTGTGATATACGATACCAAATCTTTAg CAGATTCCGATCAGCAAAATGAGGGCACGGATTCTAGGCAGAATACG AACTTGCAGCCTCAACTGACCCGCAAACACATTTCACAAGCAAGATACGAAGTCAGACTGCCAATATTGACCAGACAACCATGTTACAAATTTATATGCCTGAAGGAGGTTTCCACCGACGAAAAACATCTCTTCCAGTGTGCGAACGGCACTACTAGGTATACAGTCCCTTTTCCACTAAAGCCAGCCAAAGAGTATGAAATAAACGTATTTTGTGGAAGCTGCGATGGTCCTGGTAGATACACTCTTGATGCTTATCCACCCTTAAAATTCCAAGCAG CCATGGACAAGAGTCAGCTGAGGTTGTTGTATAAACGAGCGATTGAATTTTGCAATGATCGATCTCTACACCGCCGCATCCATTTCTTGTTCAGGAACAAACCACATCAGTACTTCGATAAAATTCGTTCTCAGAATGGTGGAATAATGACCAAATACATGAAAAATGACGGCGGGGACCAGGCCTCGCCGCTGAACAGGGCCATCCAGGGCCTTTTCTTCAGCGCTTTTCTCAAAACGACTCCAAATAGACGCACGGTTGTGCCCCCGTGCTCCCCTTTTGGAAACCAAAGATTGCACGTGGAAGCGTCATTTTTTCTTAACCAAAGCAACAATTTGTATTTTGCAGACTTTTTCTGTCATTATACGAATCACCGTATAACTCTTGTAGTTACCAAAGCAAACAGTTATTCGGATAAATTTTGCAGCGAAAATTTGATTCCCTTAAAGAGCAGGGGAAATCCTTTCCTCTACTACAATATGTGGCAAAATGGCTTTTTTACAAACTTGGCAGTAAACATTGAAGTATTTTACACAGAAAACATTGATATTGGTGAACTGCTATCAGACAAAGCTGCATACTTTACGTTTTGTTATTCAAAGGGTTATTCTAGAAAAAAGTCTTTCATTggacaaagaaaaaataaaagctgTAGCGTTTGTAACCTGAATCTataa